One Nitrospirota bacterium DNA segment encodes these proteins:
- the lon gene encoding endopeptidase La, with product MVDVLDAEQKVDKEIEIPESLPVLPVRDIVVFPYMILPLFVGRDISIKAIESSLSSNRMVLLLTQKDLNIENPTPEDLFTVGTVALVMRMLKLPDGRVKILVQGMTKARALEFSQTDPFFTATVEKIEDDKQEKLTIEDEAQIRNVKSQLEKVVSLGKSILPDIMGVVENIDEPGRLADLIASNIGLKAEQSQEMLEIKDPMVRLKRMSEILSREIELLTVQQKIQSEARGEIDKTQREYFLREQLKAIQKELGDIDERAEEIREFRKKIEEAKMPEKVLKEAEKQLKRLEKMHPDSAEAATVRTYLDWLVEIPWAKSTKDNLDIKAAEKVLNEDHYDLEKVKERILEYLSVRKLKEKMKGPILSFIGPPGVGKTSLGKSIARTLGREFVRISLGGVRDEAEIRGHRRTYVGALPGRIIQGIKTAGTNNPVFMLDEIDKIGMDFRGDPSSALLEVLDPEQNNTFADHYLAVPFDLSNVMFITTGNLVDTIPGPLRDRMEIIYLSGYTTEEKLGIAKNYLIPKQLEEHGISNKILRITDPGLFGLISQYTREAGVRNLERQIANLCRKVAKKIAEGKDKIFVISAQNIHRYLGVPKYLPEEEIANDEVGVATGLAWTETGGDIIYVEATTMKGKGQLTLTGQLGDIMKESAQAALSYVKSRARKLGIKEDIFSRTDLHIHVPAGAIPKDGPSAGITMGTSIASALTGRAVSKNIAMTGEVTLRGRVLPIGGLKEKALAAKRMGINRVIIPKRNKKDLEDIPKYIKKDMEFIFVETMDEVLKAALKNSGKKARKNLPAHNARQLKKGRR from the coding sequence ATGGTTGATGTGCTGGATGCGGAACAGAAGGTCGATAAGGAGATAGAAATCCCGGAAAGTTTGCCGGTGCTTCCGGTACGGGATATTGTGGTGTTTCCTTATATGATACTTCCCCTGTTTGTGGGAAGAGACATCTCGATAAAGGCTATTGAATCTTCACTGAGTTCAAACAGGATGGTACTTCTCCTGACACAGAAGGATCTAAACATAGAAAATCCCACGCCGGAGGATCTTTTCACTGTCGGCACGGTCGCCCTTGTCATGAGAATGCTGAAACTCCCTGACGGCAGGGTGAAGATACTTGTGCAAGGCATGACCAAGGCGAGGGCGCTGGAGTTTTCCCAGACTGATCCTTTTTTTACCGCGACTGTGGAAAAGATTGAGGATGACAAACAGGAGAAGCTGACCATTGAAGATGAAGCACAGATCAGGAATGTGAAAAGCCAGCTTGAGAAGGTCGTATCGCTGGGAAAATCCATTTTGCCTGATATCATGGGAGTAGTCGAAAATATCGACGAGCCGGGAAGACTTGCAGACCTGATAGCGTCGAATATCGGTCTGAAGGCAGAGCAGTCACAGGAAATGCTGGAAATCAAAGACCCGATGGTCAGGCTGAAAAGAATGAGTGAAATACTGTCAAGGGAGATCGAACTCCTGACGGTCCAGCAGAAAATACAGTCCGAGGCAAGGGGAGAGATTGACAAGACCCAGCGCGAGTATTTCCTGAGGGAGCAGCTTAAGGCAATACAGAAAGAACTCGGAGACATCGATGAAAGGGCGGAAGAGATAAGGGAATTCAGAAAAAAGATCGAAGAAGCAAAAATGCCGGAAAAGGTTCTGAAGGAAGCTGAAAAGCAGTTAAAGCGGCTTGAGAAGATGCATCCGGACAGTGCCGAAGCTGCAACGGTCAGAACATACCTCGACTGGCTGGTAGAAATACCATGGGCCAAATCAACAAAGGATAACCTTGATATCAAGGCCGCGGAGAAGGTGCTGAATGAGGACCACTATGATCTTGAGAAGGTGAAGGAGCGTATTCTGGAATACCTCAGTGTCAGAAAGCTAAAGGAGAAAATGAAGGGCCCGATCCTCAGCTTCATCGGCCCTCCCGGTGTCGGCAAGACATCCCTGGGCAAATCCATCGCAAGGACATTGGGAAGGGAATTTGTACGGATATCTCTCGGGGGAGTAAGGGACGAGGCAGAAATAAGAGGCCACAGGAGAACCTACGTCGGTGCGCTTCCCGGAAGGATAATCCAGGGCATTAAGACCGCAGGGACAAACAATCCTGTTTTTATGCTTGACGAGATTGACAAGATAGGCATGGACTTCAGGGGGGACCCTTCATCAGCGCTTCTTGAAGTGCTGGACCCCGAGCAGAACAATACATTTGCTGACCATTATCTCGCCGTTCCGTTTGACCTGTCCAACGTCATGTTTATCACAACCGGCAATCTTGTTGATACCATACCGGGCCCTCTCCGTGACAGGATGGAGATCATCTATCTGTCCGGGTATACGACGGAGGAAAAGCTTGGCATCGCAAAGAACTATCTGATTCCGAAACAGCTTGAAGAACATGGTATCAGCAACAAGATCCTGAGAATAACCGATCCCGGGCTTTTCGGCCTTATTTCCCAGTATACAAGGGAAGCGGGGGTGAGAAATCTCGAGCGGCAAATTGCGAACCTCTGCAGAAAAGTGGCAAAGAAGATCGCTGAGGGAAAAGACAAGATCTTTGTGATAAGCGCACAGAACATTCACCGGTACCTCGGGGTACCCAAGTACCTGCCCGAGGAGGAAATCGCAAACGACGAGGTCGGTGTCGCTACAGGGCTTGCATGGACAGAGACAGGCGGGGACATTATTTACGTCGAGGCGACAACCATGAAGGGAAAAGGGCAGCTTACTCTGACAGGACAGCTCGGTGACATCATGAAGGAATCTGCCCAGGCTGCCCTGAGTTATGTAAAATCGAGGGCAAGAAAACTCGGAATCAAAGAGGATATCTTTTCGAGGACTGACCTTCATATCCATGTTCCTGCCGGTGCCATTCCGAAGGACGGACCTTCAGCAGGCATCACCATGGGGACTTCAATAGCATCAGCACTTACAGGAAGAGCGGTGAGCAAGAACATCGCAATGACCGGAGAAGTCACGCTTCGCGGAAGGGTTCTTCCCATAGGAGGATTGAAAGAGAAGGCGCTTGCTGCGAAGAGAATGGGAATCAACAGAGTCATCATCCCGAAGAGGAACAAAAAGGATCTCGAAGACATTCCCAAATACATCAAGAAGGACATGGAGTTCATATTTGTTGAGACCATGGATGAAGTGCTGAAGGCTGCCTTAAAGAATAGCGGCAAAAAAGCACGAAAAAATCTTCCGGCACATAACGCCCGTCAGCTTAAAAAAGGCCGTCGATGA
- a CDS encoding prepilin-type N-terminal cleavage/methylation domain-containing protein: protein MKGFALLELLIVFAVIGIIVALAMPAYLGMQDRLKRGAVLRASAAIEPELQAWLNGAFKGNTGLSGAFREVDSNGDGLIDNADMNNSQLFSLFLAGTLDNQFVLARQTLHKEMSPWDPNVSLFAAGAASVSLVSQINVAQNGPGEAAFLRVIATDKGGGILHNKSVYAD from the coding sequence ATGAAAGGCTTTGCGCTTCTTGAACTCCTCATCGTATTTGCGGTTATCGGTATTATTGTCGCATTAGCCATGCCCGCATATCTCGGAATGCAGGATCGCCTGAAAAGAGGTGCTGTTCTCAGGGCATCGGCAGCAATCGAGCCGGAACTCCAGGCATGGCTTAATGGTGCTTTCAAGGGAAACACCGGGTTATCCGGTGCTTTCAGGGAAGTTGACTCAAACGGAGACGGATTAATCGACAATGCGGACATGAACAACAGTCAGCTTTTTTCCCTTTTTCTCGCCGGTACGCTCGACAACCAGTTTGTTCTCGCGAGACAGACTCTACATAAGGAGATGTCTCCGTGGGATCCGAATGTCAGCTTGTTTGCTGCGGGCGCTGCCAGCGTATCTCTGGTAAGCCAGATAAACGTTGCACAGAACGGGCCCGGCGAAGCTGCGTTCCTCAGGGTAATAGCAACAGATAAAGGCGGAGGCATTCTGCACAATAAGTCTGTCTACGCGGATTAA
- the galU gene encoding UTP--glucose-1-phosphate uridylyltransferase GalU has translation MKKIIRKVILPAGGLGTRFLPATKASPKEMLPIVDKPMIQYAIEEASACGIEEFIIITGKYKRAIEDHFDSAYELEESLKKTGKKRQLEEINRLNKLNFAYIRQKAALGLGHAISCAKPFVKDEPFAVILSDDIIDPEDCLLRDMIHLYREFDSPILALQKVPASEVNKYGIVDGKKERDNVFRIDSLVEKPALNDAPSDMAIIGRYILTPDIFDILEGVSPGKGGEVQLTDALFALLKKRQIYGYLFTGKRYDAGDKLGYLKATVDLALRNHTVSEQFRDYIIQVAAAIKK, from the coding sequence ATGAAAAAAATAATCCGGAAGGTAATACTGCCCGCAGGCGGGCTTGGGACACGATTTCTTCCCGCAACGAAGGCCTCACCGAAAGAGATGCTGCCGATCGTTGACAAACCTATGATACAGTATGCAATCGAAGAGGCTAGTGCCTGTGGAATAGAAGAGTTCATTATTATCACCGGCAAATATAAAAGGGCAATCGAAGACCATTTCGATTCCGCATATGAGCTCGAGGAAAGCCTGAAAAAGACCGGGAAAAAAAGGCAGCTTGAGGAGATCAACAGGCTGAACAAGCTCAATTTTGCATACATACGGCAGAAAGCAGCCCTCGGACTGGGACATGCCATCTCCTGTGCCAAACCTTTTGTGAAGGATGAACCGTTTGCGGTCATATTAAGTGATGACATTATCGATCCGGAGGATTGCCTGCTCAGGGACATGATACACCTCTACAGGGAGTTCGACTCGCCCATCCTGGCACTGCAGAAGGTTCCGGCATCAGAGGTGAACAAATACGGTATAGTGGACGGAAAAAAGGAAAGAGATAATGTGTTCAGAATCGACAGCCTTGTGGAAAAACCGGCATTGAACGATGCTCCTTCTGATATGGCAATAATCGGGAGATATATCCTGACACCTGACATCTTCGATATACTCGAGGGTGTGAGTCCCGGAAAAGGAGGAGAAGTTCAGCTGACTGACGCACTTTTTGCGCTGCTGAAAAAGCGGCAGATATACGGATATCTCTTTACGGGAAAAAGATACGACGCGGGTGACAAACTGGGCTATCTGAAAGCGACAGTTGATCTGGCGTTGCGAAACCATACGGTCTCCGAACAGTTCAGGGACTATATTATCCAGGTAGCTGCAGCAATAAAAAAATAA
- a CDS encoding c(7)-type cytochrome triheme domain-containing protein: protein MKFAKIILSVLVAVAFVGSAIAVGPGKSVEYAGGDAGKVLFNGDTHGPKQGMKCADCHPKPFGMKKGAFKMTREDHEKPDYCGKCHDGQKAFSQTAEADCGKCHMKQTEEAPKTEEVTAETPAEEKK, encoded by the coding sequence ATGAAATTCGCGAAGATAATCCTCAGTGTGCTGGTAGCAGTCGCTTTCGTCGGGAGCGCCATTGCTGTCGGACCAGGCAAGTCGGTCGAATATGCCGGAGGAGATGCCGGAAAGGTGCTATTCAATGGCGATACGCATGGTCCCAAGCAGGGGATGAAATGCGCTGACTGCCATCCAAAGCCATTCGGCATGAAAAAAGGCGCCTTCAAGATGACCAGGGAAGATCATGAGAAGCCAGATTACTGCGGCAAATGCCATGACGGCCAGAAGGCTTTTTCACAGACTGCAGAGGCTGACTGCGGCAAATGCCATATGAAGCAAACCGAAGAAGCACCGAAAACAGAAGAAGTCACGGCAGAAACACCTGCAGAGGAAAAGAAGTAA
- a CDS encoding HD domain-containing phosphohydrolase → MPNLRLLHPVFTLDNQVLFAPGTVLTRNTLDDALSSFRRIPYKTCSLLGFSTVKEDLLNFLSIPPYVTIFFDQRQIDELMNLLDTINLPVPVLETIEYVKQNDFQTYCHILIVFALSTLLTKLLLSDTQKRIRVAATGPTHDIGKICVPLSVLQKTTPLTKKEKALLEHHTIAGYVLLSHYSNNSRRLVCKVALEHHEREDGSGYPRGIMMKDILVEIITVSDIYDALIAPRPYRSSAYDNRTALEEITRMAEEKKLRWDVVKALISVNRESKPNHTKITISGEKRGTPPLHNVHGITSDA, encoded by the coding sequence ATGCCGAATTTAAGACTCCTCCACCCGGTATTCACTCTTGATAACCAGGTATTGTTTGCCCCAGGCACCGTTCTCACAAGAAACACCCTTGATGACGCACTCTCCTCATTCAGGCGCATTCCCTATAAAACCTGTTCACTTCTTGGCTTCAGTACGGTAAAGGAAGACCTCCTGAATTTTCTGAGCATCCCTCCGTATGTGACCATCTTCTTTGACCAGAGGCAGATTGATGAGCTGATGAACCTGCTTGACACGATTAATCTCCCTGTGCCTGTTCTCGAAACGATCGAGTATGTCAAGCAGAATGACTTCCAGACGTACTGTCATATCCTCATAGTATTTGCGCTGTCTACCCTGCTGACGAAGCTTCTTCTGTCAGACACCCAGAAAAGGATCAGGGTGGCAGCAACCGGTCCCACCCATGATATCGGCAAGATCTGCGTGCCCCTGTCTGTGCTGCAAAAAACCACCCCGCTGACGAAAAAGGAAAAGGCGCTCCTTGAGCACCATACCATTGCAGGGTATGTGCTGCTTTCCCATTACTCCAACAACAGCAGGCGTCTGGTCTGCAAGGTGGCGCTGGAGCATCATGAAAGGGAAGACGGTTCAGGATATCCCCGGGGAATTATGATGAAGGATATCTTAGTGGAGATTATTACTGTCAGCGACATCTACGATGCCCTGATTGCACCCCGTCCTTACCGTTCTTCCGCGTATGACAACCGGACTGCGCTCGAGGAAATAACCCGGATGGCGGAAGAAAAGAAACTTCGATGGGATGTCGTGAAGGCCCTGATCTCGGTTAACCGGGAATCAAAGCCGAATCACACCAAAATTACCATATCAGGCGAAAAAAGGGGAACACCGCCTCTCCATAATGTTCATGGTATCACTTCGGATGCATGA
- a CDS encoding thiamine-phosphate kinase: protein MKISEIGEILLLEQIRKMFSEKSGRVLIGIGDDAAAVRPVSETLLATTDMMVEKVHFDLRFITPYQLGFKLLSVNVSDIYAMGGTPFSCLLNLAVNRNIPQEFLDMFFEGIRDACTLYRVTVIGGDLSASVRDMCLSATVLGHAKKCIRRSGARAGDRIYVTGDLGDSACGLELLKRANTHVPLSLKRVNVRDHRVLPMKLSGKGKGGGLRAALQDAKAAFLRLGCAWKDVQPLVTRHLLPEARTPEPIAGKATALIDVSDGLLIDLTRICHESRTGARIYRDRIPLSQELRTVSARLGMSPEKLALSGGEDYELLFTVPKGTRVKAHYIGDVVQSGMVMVDREGREKPFISEGYQHFRKKKTRA from the coding sequence ATGAAGATCTCGGAAATCGGCGAGATTCTCCTTTTGGAACAGATCAGGAAGATGTTTTCGGAAAAATCCGGCAGGGTCCTAATCGGGATCGGAGATGACGCCGCAGCAGTCAGGCCGGTCAGTGAGACGCTTCTCGCGACTACCGACATGATGGTCGAAAAGGTGCATTTCGATCTCCGGTTCATCACACCTTATCAGCTGGGGTTTAAATTGCTGTCCGTGAATGTCAGTGATATTTATGCAATGGGAGGAACACCTTTTTCGTGTCTCCTCAATCTTGCGGTAAACAGAAATATCCCGCAGGAATTTCTTGATATGTTTTTTGAAGGAATCAGAGATGCCTGCACCTTGTACAGAGTGACGGTCATCGGAGGCGATCTCTCGGCGTCTGTGAGGGACATGTGCCTTTCAGCTACGGTCTTGGGGCATGCGAAGAAGTGTATACGGCGCTCAGGGGCACGGGCAGGCGACCGGATTTATGTCACCGGGGATCTCGGGGATTCCGCCTGCGGCCTGGAACTGCTGAAAAGGGCAAATACGCACGTGCCTCTGTCTCTGAAAAGGGTTAATGTCAGAGATCATCGCGTTTTACCCATGAAATTAAGTGGTAAGGGGAAGGGCGGAGGTCTGCGCGCAGCGCTTCAGGACGCCAAGGCTGCCTTTCTCCGTCTCGGGTGCGCATGGAAAGACGTTCAGCCCCTCGTTACCCGGCATCTTCTGCCTGAGGCAAGGACCCCGGAACCCATTGCCGGAAAGGCAACTGCGCTCATTGATGTCAGCGACGGGCTCCTGATCGATTTAACGAGGATTTGCCATGAGAGCCGCACCGGGGCCAGAATATATCGTGACAGGATTCCGCTGTCACAAGAACTGAGAACGGTTTCGGCGCGTCTCGGGATGTCTCCGGAAAAACTCGCGCTATCAGGCGGCGAGGATTATGAGCTCCTTTTCACTGTGCCGAAAGGAACAAGGGTAAAGGCACACTATATCGGAGATGTTGTACAATCTGGTATGGTAATGGTGGATAGAGAAGGGCGGGAAAAACCGTTTATTTCTGAAGGCTATCAGCATTTCAGGAAGAAGAAAACAAGAGCATGA